A section of the Hevea brasiliensis isolate MT/VB/25A 57/8 chromosome 17, ASM3005281v1, whole genome shotgun sequence genome encodes:
- the LOC110660466 gene encoding spermidine synthase 2: MAAENGFASAESNTIHVEEIDQATHLFCSPYTIEMENHKPSNCNGVSLNIPGWYADVPYGWPGEAHLFKVEKVLFHGKSEYQDLFVFQSPAHGKIVILNGAIQLTEKDEFVYQEMLTHLPLCSIPNPKKVLLIGGGDGGILKEISRHSSVDRIDICEIDKMVIDAYKRFFPDIAIGYKDPRVNLHIGNGVEFLKNVPQGTYDAILLDAFQCMGPEEEEVGDKWFLESVARALRPGGVMCCPADSLWHPEFSLSDYIARCCKAFKGSVSYAWCTTPAYASGMMGFMLCSTEGPPVDFKHPVNLLNPENYGVAKGPPLFYNSEIHTAAFCLPSFAKKKMFGSKI; this comes from the exons ATGGCCGCAGAGAATGGTTTTGCTTCTGCTGAATCTAACACAATACATGTAGAAGAGATTGATCAGGCTACTCATCTCTTTTGTTCACCATATACTATTGAAATGGAGAACCATAAACCCAGTAATTGTAATGGTGTTTCTCTTAACATTCCAGGATGGTATGCTGATGTTCCCTATGGATGGCCAG GAGAGGCACATTTGTTCAAGGTGGAAAAGGTCCTCTTTCATGGCAAGTCAGAATACCAGGATCTTTTTGTATTTCAG TCACCCGCGCATGGAAAGATTGTGATCCTGAATGGGGCAATTCAACTAACAGAGAAGGATGAGTTTGTCTACCAAGAAATGCTCACCCACCTTCCTCTTTGCTCCATTCCAAACCCAAAGAAG GTTTTGCTAATTGGAGGAGGTGATGGTGGAATTCTGAAAGAAATATCTCGCCATTCCTCGGTCGATCGGATTGACATCTGTGAAATTGACAAAATGGTGATTGAT GCTTATAAACGGTTCTTCCCTGACATTGCAATTGGATACAAGGATCCCCGAGTCAATCTCCACATAGGCAACG GAGTTGAATTCCTGAAAAATGTTCCTCAGGGTACTTACGATGCAATCCTATTGGATGCTTTCCAATGCATGG GgcctgaagaagaagaagtaggggATAAGTGGTTCCTAGAATCGGTGGCAAGGGCGCTTCGCCCAGGAGGGGTCATGTGTTGCCCAGCGGACAGCTTGTGGCACCCGGAATTTTCACTTTCAGATTACATAGCCAGATGCTGTAAGGCATTCAAAGGCTCTGTTAGCTACGCCTGGTGCACAACTCCGGCATACGCCAG TGGGATGATGGGTTTCATGCTTTGCTCCACTGAGGGACCACCAGTCGACTTCAAGCACCCCGTAAATCTATTGAATCCTGAGAATTATGGTGTAGCCAAAGGACCTCCCCTGTTTTACAATTCAGAG ATCCATACTGCTGCATTCTGTCTGCCATCTTTTGCGAAGAAGAAGATGTTTGGCTCCAAAATCTGA
- the LOC110660468 gene encoding probable alpha,alpha-trehalose-phosphate synthase [UDP-forming] 10 → MMSRSCINLLDLVSGDMLNLPQTPRSLPRVMTVPGIFSDTDGDGSNDGDSDAPLSGCRKKKIIVANFLPLHAQKDLKSSKWSFSFDEDSLLLQMKDGFSINTEVVYVGSLKVDVDASEQEEVSQKLLEEFNCVPTFLPPDLHKKFYHGFCKHQLWPLFHYMLPMCPDHGDRFDKLLWQAYVSANKVFADKVMEVINPEEDYVWVHDYHLMVLPTFLRKRFYRVKLGFFLHSPFPSSEIYRTLPVRNEILKALLNADLIGFHTFDYARHFLSCCSRMLGLDYESKRGHIGLEYFGRTVYIKILPVGVHMGRLESALNHPSSSIKVKEIQKQFEGKKIIVGVDDMDIFKGISLKLLAMERLLQQNPELQGKVVMVQIVNPARSSGKDVQEAKKETYSTTKRINRTFGFPGYEPVVLIDRHVPFYEKTAYYALAECCIVNAVRDGMNLIPYKYIVCRQGTPKMDEALGVDYRLPHSSTIVVSEFIGCSPSLSGAIRVNPWDVEAVADALNLALTMPDLEKQLRHEKHYRYISFHDVAYWAHSFMQDLERACKDHYSKRCWGIGFGLNFRILSLSPSFRKLSNEHIVSAYKRTYRRAIFLDYDGTVVPQTSIVKTPSAEVISVLNNLCSDPKNTVFIVSGRGKDSLSEWFVQCENLGIAAEHGYLMRWNRMSSWETSSLVADFDWKKIAEPVIKLYTEATDGSYIETKESALVWHHQYADPDFGSCQAKELLDHLENVLANEPVVVKRGQHIVEVKPQGVTKGLVAERVLSAMISNGKSPDFVMCIGDDRSDEDMFESISRTASSLSFCSAPEIFACTVGQKPSKARYYLDDTAEVLALLQCLATASSLKSRGGTEVQVSFDDVF, encoded by the exons ATGATGTCAAGATCTTGTATAAATTTGTTGGACTTAGTATCTGGAGACATGTTGAATCTCCCTCAAACTCCCAGATCTCTCCCAAGGGTGATGACTGTTCCAGGAATATTTTCTGACACAGATGGTGATGGAAGTAATGATGGAGATTCAGATGCTCCATTGTCTGGATGCCGCAAGAAGAAAATTATAGTGGCAAATTTTCTTCCTCTACATGCTCAAAAGGATTTGAAATCAAGCAAATGGTCATTCAGTTTTGATGAGGATTCACTTTTGTTACAAATGAAGGATGGATTCTCAATTAATACTGAGGTTGTTTATGTGGGATCTCTGAAGGTTGATGTAGATGCAAGTGAACAAGAAGAAGTTTCCCAGAAATTGTTGGAGGAATTTAACTGTGTACCCACATTTCTTCCTCCTGATCTTCACAAAAAGTTCTACCATGGATTCTGTAAGCACCAATTATGGCCCCTTTTCCATTATATGCTCCCAATGTGCCCTGATCATGGTGATCGCTTTGACAAGTTGCTTTGGCAGGCCTATGTCTCTGCTAATAAAGTTTTTGCGGATAAGGTTATGGAAGTGATCAATCCTGAAGAAGATTATGTTTGGGTTCATGACTATCACCTAATGGTGCTCCCTACTTTCTTGAGGAAGCGTTTCTATCGAGTTAAGCTTGGCTTCTTCCTTCACAGCCCATTCCCTTCATCAGAAATTTACCGAACTCTGCCAGTCAGAAATGAAATTCTAAAAGCACTGCTGAATGCAGATTTAATTGGTTTTCATACATTTGATTATGCTCGTCACTTTCTGTCCTGTTGCAGCCGAATGTTGGGCCTAGACTATGAATCAAAACGTGGTCATATTGGACTTGAGTATTTTGGACGCACAGTATACATCAAAATTTTGCCTGTCGGAGTTCATATGGGCCGATTAGAGTCTGCTCTAAATCACCCCTCTTCTTCCATCAAGGTTAAAGAAATTCAAAAACAGTTTGAGGGGAAAAAGATTATTGTTGGAGTTGATGACATGGACATTTTCAAGGGCATCAGTCTGAAATTGTTAGCCATGGAACGACTTTTGCAGCAGAATCCTGAGTTGCAGGGAAAAGTTGTCATGGTTCAAATTGTAAATCCTGCTAGGAGCTCTGGGAAAGATGTACAAGAAGCAAAAAAGGAGACATACTCGACTACCAAAAGGATAAACAGGACTTTTGGTTTTCCAGGATATGAACCAGTGGTCCTGATTGATCGTCATGTACCTTTTTATGAGAAAACAGCCTACTATGCATTGGCTGAATGTTGTATTGTAAATGCTGTGAGGGATGGAATGAACCTGATCCCATACAAGTATATTGTCTGTAGGCAGGGGACTCCTAAAATGGATGAAGCTTTGGGAGTTGATTATCGATTGCCTCATTCAAGTACAATTGTTGTTTCAGAGTTTATCGGTTGCTCGCCATCTTTAAGTGGTGCAATAAGGGTAAACCCATGGGATGTTGAAGCTGTAGCAGATGCATTAAATCTGGCCCTCACCATGCCTGATTTAGAGAAGCAGTTGAGGCATGAGAAGCACTATCGATATATCAGCTTCCATGATGTGGCATACTGGGCCCACAGTTTTATGCAGGACTTGGAGCGAGCTTGCAAAGATCATTACAGTAAACGTTGCTGGGGTATTGGTTTTGGGCTGAATTTTAGGATTTTGTCACTTTCACCAAGCTTTAGGAAGCTTTCCAATGAACATATTGTCTCTGCATACAAGAGGACATATAGAAGGGCGATATTTTTGGATTATGATGGAACAGTGGTGCCTCAAACTTCCATTGTTAAAACTCCCAGTGCTGAAGTTATATCTGTCCTGAACAACCTTTGTAGTGACCCTAAGAACACTGTGTTTATAGTTAGTGGAAGGGGGAAAGATTCTCTGAGTGAATGGTTTGTTCAATGTGAGAATCTTGGTATAGCAGCGGAGCATGGATACTTAATGAG GTGGAATAGGATGTCCAGTTGGGAAACCAGTTCCTTGGTGGCAGATTTTGATTGGAAAAAAATTGCAGAACCTGTGATAAAATTGTATACAGAAGCAACTGATGGCTCCTATATAGAGACCAAGGAGAGCGCCTTGGTGTGGCATCATCAATACGCTGATCCAGATTTTGGATCTTGCCAGGCCAAAGAATTGTTGGATCATCTTGAAAATGTCCTTGCAAATGAGCCAGTAGTTGTGAAGAGGGGTCAGCATATAGTTGAAGTAAAGCCACAG GGAGTTACTAAAGGTCTTGTTGCAGAGAGAGTTCTTTCTGCAATGATCAGTAATGGGAAATCCCCAGACTTTGTGATGTGCATTGGGGATGATAGATCTGATGAAGACATGTTTGAAAGCATATCAAGAACAGCTTCTAGTTTGTCATTTTGTTCAGCGCCAGAGATCTTTGCATGCACTGTTGGCCAAAAACCAAGCAAAGCTAGGTACTACTTGGATGATACTGCTGAGGTACTAGCATTGCTCCAATGTTTGGCTACTGCTTCGAGCTTGAAGTCAAGGGGTGGTACAGAAGTACAAGTTTCTTTCGATGATGTCTTctga
- the LOC110660469 gene encoding uncharacterized protein LOC110660469, with amino-acid sequence MGAEDPEMARRDPDSIPERSSNPLLADTRCCFCFPCFSSRRSSFVRLAWWERIRSSRGHSDDNPWWAPGFRAIKKIRQWSEIVAGPRWKTFIRRFNRNRGSGNNRHGKFQYDPFSYALNFDEGPGQNSNVDVEDDYGGFRDFSSRYASVSGSGKPLAMDASRNKDVAVIAVA; translated from the coding sequence ATGGGTGCAGAAGACCCAGAAATGGCTCGTAGAGACCCTGACTCAATCCCTGAGCGATCATCCAATCCTCTCCTCGCGGACACTCGCTGCTGCTTCTGTTTCCCTTGCTTCAGTTCCCGACGTTCTTCCTTCGTCAGGTTGGCCTGGTGGGAGCGAATTCGATCATCAAGAGGTCATAGCGACGATAATCCCTGGTGGGCCCCGGGTTTTAGGGCTATCAAGAAGATCCGACAATGGTCGGAGATCGTCGCTGGACCCAGGTGGAAGACTTTCATCCGGAGATTCAATAGAAACAGAGGTAGTGGCAACAACAGGCACGGCAAGTTCCAGTACGATCCTTTTAGTTACGCTTTGAACTTCGATGAGGGCCCCGGACAGAATAGTAATGTCGATGTGGAAGACGATTACGGAGGGTTTCGCGATTTCTCTTCTCGGTACGCCTCCGTTTCCGGCTCCGGTAAGCCGTTGGCGATGGACGCGTCCCGTAATAAAGACGTGGCGGTTATCGCGGTCGCGTGA
- the LOC110660470 gene encoding RNA-dependent RNA polymerase 2: MGAEVVEIPTVRLSNIPQSLVAKDLLQYLESQLGPDSVFAIEISTERKNWKSRGFGRVQFTSLEFKEKARSLSIQNKLFFKSHYVKVSETYDDIIPRPIKAQHRLENGVLYSGFMKEERCLCVLESWDGVRGWLMPERRRVEFWVWVNNDCYKMDVRFEDILDAVGCCLGGGKVNALLLKLRYGPKIYKRISGPDVASKFSVDRYHICKEDFDFIWVRAADFSSVKSIGQATSFCWEIEEGLETSDIFTSFPYYTEDRKDLVLEDGEEFHSTSEIVPLAKCGPDSKLAYEIIFQLNSLVHTHKISLASVDTDLMNVLSSLTIDTAMMILQKLHKLSFTCYDPLSFIKKQLHVPGRNLKKPSMSSRKNYTDHNITNCHRALITPSKIYCLGPELETSNYVVKNFASYASDFMRITFVEEDWSKLPANAISTSIQQGIFAKPFRTEIYHRILSILRDGIVIGAKRFEFLAFSASQLRSNSVWMFASNDDVKAEGIREWMGCFNKIRSISKCAARMGQLFSASRQTFVVPAQDLEIIPDIEVTSDGIGYCFSDGIGKISLSFARQVAQKCGLNQTPSAFQIRYGGYKGVVAVDRNSFRKLSLRGSMCKFESDNRMLNVTKWSESMPCYLNREIVSLLSTLGVKDEIFEGLQQQQLRLLSRMLSNREAALDVLENLTWANSKNFLVKMLLQGYEPNVEPYLSMMLQAYHENLLVELRSRCRIFVPKGRILIGCLDETRLLHYGQVFVRITMTKAELQSIDQSFFRRVDEKTSIVTGKVVVTKNPCLHPGDVRVLDAVYEVELEEKGLVDCILFPQKGERPHPNECSGGDLDGDLFFISWDKGLIPSQTECPMDYLGRRPRIMDHNVTLEEIQKFFVDYMINDTLGAISTAHLVHADSEPEKARSKKCLQLAALHSMAVDFAKSGAPAEMPRALKPKEFPDFMERTDKNTYVSNGVLGKLYRGTIDSASRERSKFVWSEKVAEATYDRDLEVKGLEEFIEMALSQKDMYIEKLSGLMNYYEAKFEDEILTGNLRNKAMYLQRDNRRYGDMKDRILLSLRSLQNEAKEWFESSCQPKEYHPLASAWYHVTYHPSYFQEGVNCLSFPWIVGDILLNIKSANSKRGPT; the protein is encoded by the exons ATGGGAGCGGAGGTGGTGGAGATTCCCACCGTACGTCTCTCAAATATCCCGCAATCCCTCGTAGCCAAAGACCTTCTACAGTACCTCGAATCCCAACTCGGTCCAGACTCCGTCTTCGCCATAGAAATCTCCACAGAACGCAAGAACTGGAAATCCCGAGGTTTTGGCCGTGTCCAATTCACTTCCCTCGAGTTTAAAGAGAAGGCCCGATCCCTTTCTATCCAAAACAAGCTCTTCTTCAAATCTCACTACGTCAAGGTCTCTGAAACCTACGACGATATCATTCCCAGGCCTATCAAGGCCCAACACAGGCTCGAAAATGGGGTTTTGTATTCGGGTTTTATGAAAGAAGAGCGTTGCTTGTGTGTGTTGGAGAGCTGGGATGGTGTCAGGGGGTGGCTCATGCCTGAGAGGAGGAGAGTGGAGTTTTGGGTGTGGGTAAACAACGACTGTTATAAAATGGACGTAAGGTTTGAGGATATTTTGGATGCTGTTGGATGCTGTTTGGGAGGTGGCAAAGTGAATGCACTTCTTTTGAAG CTTAGGTATGGACCGAAGATATATAAAAGAATTTCTGGACCTGATGTAGCTTCCAAATTTAGTGTCGATAGATACCATATATGCAAGGAAGATTTTGACTTTATTTGGGTTCGCGCTGCAGACTTTTCATCTGTgaaatcaattggacaagcaaCTTCATTTTGTTGGGAAATTGAAGAAGGATTAGAGACTTCAGATATTTTTACAAGTTTCCCATATTATACTGAAGATAGAAAAGATCTAGTTTTAGAAGACGGGGAAGAATTCCATTCTACATCTGAAATAGTTCCACTTGCCAAATGTGGACCTGACTCTAAGTTAGCTTATGAGATCATTTTCCAGTTGAATTCTCTTGTGCATACTCATAAAATTAGTCTTGCTTCAGTAGATACTGATCTAATGAACGTTCTCAGCAGTTTGACCATAGATACTGCAATGATGATTCTTCAGAAGCTGCACAAGTTGTCATTCACTTGTTATGATCCTCTGTCTTTTATAAAGAAACAATTACATGTTCCAGGAAGAAACCTTAAGAAGCCTTCCATGTCATCACGCAAAAACTACACAGATCATAATATAACGAATTGTCATAGGGCCTTAATTACACCATCAAAAATTTACTGCTTGGGTCCTGAGCTTGAAACCTCTAACTATGTTGTAAAAAACTTTGCATCGTATGCTTCAGACTTTATGAGAATCACGTTTGTTGAAGAAGATTGGAGTAAGCTTCCTGCAAATGCTATTTCCACAAGTATCCAGCAAGGCATTTTCGCAAAGCCTTTTAGAACTGAAATATATCACAGGATATTGTCTATTCTTCGAGATGGAATTGTGATTGGTGCTAAAAGGTTTGAATTTCTGGCTTTCTCAGCTAGTCAACTGCGATCAAATTCTGTTTGGATGTTTgcttctaatgatgatgtgaaggCAGAAGGTATTAGAGAATGGATGGGTTGCTTTAATAAGATTCGCAGTATTTCCAAATGTGCAGCTAGGATGGGTCAATTGTTCAGTGCTTCTAGGCAAACTTTTGTTGTTCCTGCGCAAGATTTAGAAATTATTCCTGACATTGAAGTTACTTCTGATGGCATTGGCTACTGCTTCTCTGATGGTATAGGCAAAATTTCTCTTTCTTTTGCTAGGCAGGTTGCTCAAAAATGTGGATTGAATCAAACCCCATCAGCATTTCAAATTCGATATGGTGGCTATAAAGGTGTCGTTGCTGTTGATCGTAATTCCTTCAGGAAGCTATCTTTGCGTGGCAGTATGTGTAAATTTGAATCAGACAATAGGATGCTTAATGTCACTAAATGGAGTGAATCTATGCCTTGCTATTTAAATCGAGAGATAGTTTCCCTCTTGTCTACCTTGGGAGTGAAGGATGAAATATTTGAGGGTTTGCAACAGCAACAATTGCGTCTCCTGAGCAGAATGCTGAGTAATAGAGAGGCAGCTTTGGATGTATTAGAGAATTTGACTTGGGCTAACTCCAAGAACTTTTTGGTAAAGATGTTGCTTCAAGGTTATGAGCCCAATGTGGAGCCTTACCTCTCAATGATGCTTCAAGCTTATCATGAAAACCTGTTGGTGGAACTAAGAAGTAGGTGTCGAATTTTTGTCCCAAAAGGCCGAATCCTTATTGGTTGCTTGGATGAAACTAGACTTCTACATTATGGCCAAGTTTTTGTCCGCATAACGATGACCAAAGCTGAGCTGCAGAGCATAGATCAGAGCTTCTTCCGGAGGGTAGATGAAAAGACATCTATAGTAACAGGGAAGGTGGTTGTCACTAAAAATCCTTGTCTTCATCCAGGAGATGTAAGAGTGCTTGATGCTGTCTATGAAGTGGAATTGGAAGAGAAGGGTTTGGTTGACTGCATTCTTTTCCCCCAGAAAGGAGAAAG GCCTCATCCAAATGAATGCTCTGGTGGTGATCTTGATGGGGACTTATTTTTCATAAGCTGGGACAAAGGTCTCATCCCAAGTCAAACTGAGTGTCCAATGGATTACCTAGGACGGAGACCTCGTATAATGGATCATAATGTGACACTAGAG gaaattcaaaaatttttcgttGATTACATGATCAATGATACTTTGGGTGCCATCTCCACTGCACATTTAGTCCATGCTGATAGTGAACCAGAAAAGGCCCGAAGTAAAAAATGTCTACAGTTGGCAGCACTTCACTCCATGGCAGTTGACTTTGCAAAGAGCGGTGCACCAGCTGAGATGCCTAGGGCTTTGAAACCAAAGGAATTTCCAGATTTCATGGAGAGGACAGACAAAAATACATACGTCTCTAATGGAGTATTGGGAAAGCTCTACCGAGGAACTATTGATTCAGCTTCACGAGAAAGGTCAAAGTTTGTCTGGTCAGAGAAGGTTGCTGAAGCAACTTATGATCGTGATCTTGAAGTGAAGGGCTTAGAGGAGTTCATTGAGATGGCCTTGAGTCAAAAAGACATGTACATAGAGAAACTAAGTGGCTTGATGAATTATTATGAGGCAAAGTTTGAGGATGAGATACTGACGGGTAATCTGAGAAACAAGGCAATGTATTTGCAGCGCGACAACAGGAGATATGGAGATATGAAGGATCGGATTCTACTGTCCTTGAGGAGTTTACAGAATGAGGCTAAAGAATGGTTTGAGAGCAGCTGCCAGCCAAAAGAATATCATCCTCTGGCCTCAGCATGGTATCATGTTACTTACCATCCAAGTTATTTCCAAGAAGGCGTGAATTGCTTGAGCTTTCCATGGATTGTAGGTGACATCTTGTTGAACATAAAATCTGCAAATAGCAAAAGAGGCCCTACATGA